The Pyrococcus horikoshii OT3 genome includes a window with the following:
- a CDS encoding V-type ATP synthase subunit D — protein MPEILKIKPTRMELLKLKRRVKLAERGHKLLKEKQDALIMEFFTIYDEALSLRRELIRKMEEAFNSLRRAQVDVGALRLKEIAIGVKPNKEIEIKTRNIMGVRVPLIEVPELKRKASERGYAFVSTTSTVDMAAEKFEEVLELAIRLAEVEESLKRLGKEIEKTKRRVNALEYIIIPRMENTIKFIEQHLDEMERENFFRLKRVKAILEARQSM, from the coding sequence ATGCCAGAAATTCTTAAGATAAAACCCACAAGAATGGAACTCCTAAAGTTGAAGAGAAGAGTTAAGTTAGCTGAGAGGGGCCATAAGCTTCTCAAGGAGAAGCAGGATGCCCTAATCATGGAGTTCTTTACAATATATGATGAAGCCCTTTCTTTAAGGAGAGAGCTAATTCGAAAGATGGAGGAGGCTTTCAACTCTCTAAGAAGGGCCCAGGTGGACGTTGGAGCATTAAGATTAAAGGAAATAGCCATTGGGGTCAAGCCTAACAAAGAAATTGAAATCAAAACAAGAAACATAATGGGTGTTAGGGTCCCGTTGATCGAGGTACCTGAACTTAAAAGGAAAGCCAGCGAAAGAGGTTATGCCTTCGTTTCAACAACTTCAACGGTAGACATGGCCGCTGAAAAGTTTGAGGAGGTTTTGGAGTTAGCAATAAGACTTGCAGAAGTTGAAGAATCCCTTAAGAGGCTTGGAAAAGAGATAGAGAAAACCAAGAGGAGAGTTAATGCTTTAGAATACATAATAATCCCGAGGATGGAGAACACGATCAAGTTCATAGAGCAACATTTGGATGAGATGGAAAGGGAGAACTTCTTCAGACTAAAGAGAGTTAAGGCAATATTAGAGGCTAGACAGTCTATGTAG
- a CDS encoding ATP synthase subunit B yields MSKEYSTISKIYGPLMIVEGVKGVAYGEVVEIETESGEKRKGQVLDARENMAIVQVFEGTRDLDIKTTSVRFTGETLKVPVSMDMLGRIFNGIGKPIDGGPEIIPEDRRDVHGAPLNPVARAYPRDFIQTGISAIDGMNTLVRGQKLPIFSGSGLPHNQLAAQIARQAKVLGEEESFAVVFAAMGITYEEANFFKKSFEETGAIERAVLFLNLADDPAIERIITPRMALTVAEYLAFDYDMHVLVILTDMTNYCEALREISAAREEVPGRRGYPGYMYTDLATIYERAGRIRGRKGSITQMPILTMPDDDITHPIPDLTGYITEGQIVLSRELHRKGIYPPIDVLPSLSRLMKDGIGKGKTREDHPQLAQQLYAAYAEGRSLRDLVAVVGEEALSETDKKYLEFADRFEREFVAQGYYEDRSIEETLDLGWELLSILPESELKRVKKEMIMKYHPKYRKRSS; encoded by the coding sequence ATGAGCAAGGAATACTCAACGATAAGCAAGATTTACGGTCCTCTAATGATAGTTGAGGGGGTTAAAGGAGTAGCTTATGGTGAAGTGGTTGAGATCGAAACTGAGAGCGGAGAGAAGAGAAAGGGGCAGGTTTTAGATGCAAGGGAAAATATGGCAATAGTTCAGGTTTTCGAGGGAACTAGAGATTTAGATATAAAAACAACTAGCGTACGCTTCACCGGGGAAACCCTCAAAGTTCCAGTAAGCATGGATATGTTGGGAAGGATATTCAATGGAATAGGGAAGCCAATAGATGGAGGTCCAGAGATTATTCCAGAGGATAGGAGAGACGTTCATGGTGCTCCCCTTAACCCAGTGGCTAGAGCTTATCCCAGGGATTTCATTCAAACTGGAATTTCAGCAATAGATGGTATGAACACACTTGTTAGGGGCCAAAAGCTACCTATATTTAGCGGTTCAGGTTTACCCCACAATCAACTTGCCGCTCAAATAGCTAGGCAAGCTAAGGTTCTCGGGGAAGAGGAGAGTTTCGCAGTAGTTTTCGCTGCTATGGGTATAACTTATGAAGAAGCCAATTTCTTTAAGAAGAGCTTTGAAGAGACTGGAGCAATAGAGAGAGCAGTCCTATTCCTGAATTTAGCCGATGATCCAGCTATTGAGAGAATAATAACGCCTAGAATGGCCCTTACGGTTGCCGAGTACTTAGCCTTCGACTATGATATGCACGTATTAGTTATCCTCACAGACATGACGAATTACTGTGAAGCTTTGAGAGAGATATCAGCAGCTAGAGAAGAAGTTCCTGGGAGAAGAGGCTATCCTGGCTACATGTACACAGATCTAGCGACGATCTACGAGAGAGCTGGAAGAATTAGGGGAAGAAAGGGTTCAATAACACAGATGCCAATACTAACGATGCCTGACGATGACATAACTCATCCAATCCCAGATTTAACAGGTTACATTACGGAGGGTCAAATAGTTCTAAGCAGGGAATTGCACAGAAAGGGAATCTATCCGCCTATAGATGTTCTTCCGAGCCTTTCAAGGCTCATGAAGGATGGTATTGGGAAAGGAAAGACTAGAGAAGATCATCCACAGTTAGCCCAGCAATTGTATGCTGCCTACGCTGAAGGAAGGAGTCTGAGGGATCTCGTTGCTGTCGTTGGTGAGGAAGCCCTAAGTGAAACCGACAAGAAGTACTTAGAATTCGCTGATAGATTCGAGAGGGAGTTCGTTGCCCAGGGATACTACGAGGATAGGAGCATAGAAGAAACCCTTGACCTTGGCTGGGAATTACTTTCAATACTACCCGAAAGTGAGCTAAAGAGAGTGAAGAAAGAGATGATAATGAAGTATCATCCAAAGTACAGGAAGCGCTCCTCTTAA